TTGGACTCGTCCTTGGCGTCGTCGAGATGGTTTTCGCCGTCAAAGCCGTAGCGCATCTTGCGCAAGCCGACTTCGGCGGCGGCGTCGCGAAATTCGCCGCCGCCATCGGGGGAGATCAGGACGTCGCGCGGGTAATCGGAAACATAAAGCTCCATTACGCCGCGGCGCAGTCTTGCCAGGCGCTCGGTCTGGGTGCGGACCACCATGCCCGCTTCCGCCGGCGTGGTGCAGGAGGCGGGCGTGCCGCGCCGGCCTTCAATCTCCACCAGGCACAGACGGCAGGAGCCGAAGGGCTCCAGATTGTCGGTGGCGCAGAGTTTGGGAATTTTCACGCCGCGCGACATGGCGGCGGCCATCACCGACGTTCCGACCGGCACGGTCACCTGTTCGCCGTCGATGGTGAGGGTGATCTTTTCCTCGGCGACGCGGATTGGCGTGCCGTAATCGATTTCCTGGATGAGGCTCATCGTGAGCTCCTATTCGGCGGCGGTCTTGCGCTCGGCGGGGACGAAGTCCTCCGGGAAGCGGTCGATCGCGGACAAGACGGGCATCGGGGTCAGACCGCCATGGGCGCACAGCGAACCGTCGGTCATGACCTCGCAGAGATCGCGAACAAGGGCGATATTGGCTTCGACGTCGCGGCCGGCGATGATCTTTGTCATCATTTCTTCGCCGCGCACCGCGCCGATGCGGCAGGGGGTGCATTTGCCGCAGCTTTCCTTGGCGCAGAAATGGAACGCGAAACGCGCCATTTTCGCCATGTCGACACTGTCGTCGAACACCACAACGCCGCCATGCCCAAGCAGAGCGCGGTTGGCGGCGAGCGTTTCATAATCCAGCGGCAGGTCGAGTTCTTTTTCGCTGAGATAGGCGCCGAGCGGGCCGCCGACCTGAACGGCGCGGATCGGGCGCCCGCTCGCCGTGCCGCCGCCGAAATCCTCGATGATCTCGCGCAAGGTGACGCCGAAGGCGCGTTCGATCAGGCCGCCGCGTAAAACATTGCCGGCGAGCTGGATGGGCAGGGTTCCGCGCGAGCGTCCCATGCCGTAATCCCCATAGGCCTTTCCGCCCTCGGCGAGGATATAGGGCACGGCGGCGAGCGTCAGAACATTGTTGATGAGCGTCGGCTTGCCGAACAGGCCGGAAATCGCCGGCAGAGGCGGCTTTGCCCGCACCAGGCCGCGCTTGCCTTCGAGACTTTCAAGCAGCGAGGTCTCCTCGCCGCAGATATAGGCGCCGGCGCCGATGCGCAGTTCGAGATCGAACGGTTTTTCGCGTCCGAAAGCGTCCTTGCCGATCCAGCCGGCCTGTCGGGCAAGGTGGATCGCGCTCTCCATCGCATTGGCCGCGTGGGGATATTCCGAACGCAGATAGATAAAACCCTTGGTCGCGCCCACCGCATAGGCGGCGATGGCCATGCCCTCGATGAGCATGAAGGGGTCGCCCTCGAAGACCATGCGGTCGGCGAAAGTGCCGCTGTCGCCTTCATCCGCGTTGCAGACGACATATTTGCGGTCGGCTTGCGCGTCGTGGACGGTCTTCCACTTGATGCCCGCCGGGAAGCCGGCGCCGCCGCGTCCGCGCAGGCCCGAGAGGCGCACCTGTTCGACGACTTCCGCCGGCGCCAGGGTCAGCGCCTTTTTCAACCCCTCAAGCCCGCCATGGGCGCAATAATCGGCGAGAGAAAAAGGATCGATCACGCCGATGCGCGCGAAGGTGAGGCGCTGCTGGCGCTTCATCCAGTCGAGATCCTCGATCAGTCCGACGCGCAGGGCGTGGTCGCCGCCCGTCAAGGCTCCGGCGTCGAACAGCGAGGCGACGTCGCGCGCCTTGACCGGGCCATAGCCGACGCGGCCCTGCGCGGTCTCGACCTCGACCAGGGGCTCCAGCCAGAACATGCCGCGCGAGCCGTTGCGGACGATCTCGACCGCCTCGCCGCGCGCTTTGGCTTCGCGCTGGATGGCGTCGACCACGGCGTTGGCGCCGACCGAAAGGGCCGCGGCGTCGCGGGGAACATAGATTTTCGTGCTCATTGCCGCGCTCCCGCCGCGCGCGCGACCGCCGCATAGAGTTCGTCGAGGCTTTGCGGGTCTAGCGCGCCGTAGATTTCGCCGTCATGCAGGGCGTTGGGGCCGAGCGCGCAATTGCCGAGGCAATAAGCGGTCTCGACGCTAACGCCTTTGTGATAGCCACCGTCGATCTTGGCGCCGTGAGTCGTTTCGAGATGGGCGGCCAGTTCTTCGGCGCCGCGCGCCTGGCAGGCTTCGGCGCGGCACAGCTTGATCGTTCCGCCCATCGGCGGCTGACGCTTGAAATCGTGGTAGAAGGAAATCGTCCCGAACACTTCCGCGCGCGAAACATTCAAGGAATTGGCGATGATAGCGACAGCGCGGGCGTCCACATAGCCGAACTTGTTCTGCAAGGCATGGAGGATCGGCAGCATTGCCCCTTCCATCCCCGAACGCTCGTGGATCAGCTCACGGGCGAGGTTCTCGTCCCAGGCGACGTGAACAGACATGATTTCCTCCAGATCCTGCTTCTTATTGTTGCAGGCGTAATTCATTCTGGCGTCAGCGCTTTGACTTGCGCAAATTATTTTTTTCAAAGTCTTGATAGACGCCGTCTATCTGCGCAGGCGGGAAGTCCGGGCGCCGAACGATGGCTCCTCCCGCCGTCGGCAGGAGTCAACTAATTGAAATAAGCAGGCGTTTGCCGAAGGCAAGGGGGCCGGTCAGACATTTCCGGCGGCCGGCTTGTCCGGCGCTTCGCGGCCTCGGAACAACGCGGCGCGTCTCGACTTCAACCAAATGCTGAAACGATCGAGATAGAGGTAGACGACCGGCGTCGTATAGAGCGTCAGGATCTGGCTGACGATCAGCCCACCGATGATCGACACGCCGAGCGGGCGCCGCATTTCGCCGCCTTCGCCGAAGGAGAGCGCGAGCGGCAGGGCGCCGAGCATGGCGGCGAAGGACGTCATCAGGATCGGGCGCAGGCGCAGCATGCAGGCCTCGTAGATCGCATCGCGTGAACTGGCGTTGCG
This genomic interval from Candidatus Rhodoblastus alkanivorans contains the following:
- a CDS encoding NAD(P)H-dependent oxidoreductase subunit E, producing MSVHVAWDENLARELIHERSGMEGAMLPILHALQNKFGYVDARAVAIIANSLNVSRAEVFGTISFYHDFKRQPPMGGTIKLCRAEACQARGAEELAAHLETTHGAKIDGGYHKGVSVETAYCLGNCALGPNALHDGEIYGALDPQSLDELYAAVARAAGARQ
- a CDS encoding formate dehydrogenase beta subunit — encoded protein: MSTKIYVPRDAAALSVGANAVVDAIQREAKARGEAVEIVRNGSRGMFWLEPLVEVETAQGRVGYGPVKARDVASLFDAGALTGGDHALRVGLIEDLDWMKRQQRLTFARIGVIDPFSLADYCAHGGLEGLKKALTLAPAEVVEQVRLSGLRGRGGAGFPAGIKWKTVHDAQADRKYVVCNADEGDSGTFADRMVFEGDPFMLIEGMAIAAYAVGATKGFIYLRSEYPHAANAMESAIHLARQAGWIGKDAFGREKPFDLELRIGAGAYICGEETSLLESLEGKRGLVRAKPPLPAISGLFGKPTLINNVLTLAAVPYILAEGGKAYGDYGMGRSRGTLPIQLAGNVLRGGLIERAFGVTLREIIEDFGGGTASGRPIRAVQVGGPLGAYLSEKELDLPLDYETLAANRALLGHGGVVVFDDSVDMAKMARFAFHFCAKESCGKCTPCRIGAVRGEEMMTKIIAGRDVEANIALVRDLCEVMTDGSLCAHGGLTPMPVLSAIDRFPEDFVPAERKTAAE